A portion of the Anoxybacillus gonensis genome contains these proteins:
- the cls gene encoding cardiolipin synthase — protein MRNALKVALFILIFIGFLTITKDYWEGWLLGTFSLFVTLSVIFISFVIFLENRHPTKTLTWLVLFGSFPLVGFIFYLFFGQNYRKKRLFRKKALLDEQTFRKLETNRADQERKLYMKPHQQPLLQLAKRLTKESISTATKTRVLTNGKETFAAIFAELEKAEHHIHLEYYIVRDDDIGQRLKHILMAKAKKGIHVRFLYDAVGSWKLSKTYIQEMREAGVDMIPFSPVRLPFLNNTINFRNHRKIIVIDGKVGFVGGLNIGDEYLGKNEYFGFWRDTHLLVSGEAVRTLQLIFLQDWYYMTGQQLLTLNYLSAPTVADDALGGVQLVAGGPDTKWEVIKHLFFAMITSAQRSIWIASPYFIPDEDILTALKVAALSGIDVRLLVPKRPDKKIVFYASRSYFPELLEAGATIYEYEKGFMHSKIIVVDGELASIGTANMDMRSFHLNFEVNAFLYQTPSVQTLVNDFMNDFHHSSKIDIAQFQQRPLWMRIAESTARLLSPLL, from the coding sequence ATGAGAAATGCTTTAAAAGTGGCACTGTTTATCCTTATTTTCATCGGCTTTTTAACGATAACGAAAGACTATTGGGAAGGCTGGCTGCTCGGAACGTTCAGCTTATTTGTGACCTTGTCAGTCATTTTTATTTCATTCGTCATCTTTTTAGAAAACCGCCATCCGACAAAAACGCTCACATGGCTCGTTTTGTTCGGCAGTTTTCCGCTCGTCGGCTTTATTTTTTATTTATTTTTCGGGCAAAATTATCGCAAAAAACGACTTTTTCGAAAAAAGGCGTTGCTTGATGAACAAACGTTTCGCAAACTTGAAACAAATCGTGCCGATCAAGAGCGAAAACTGTATATGAAACCTCATCAACAACCGTTGTTACAACTAGCGAAACGATTGACGAAAGAGTCAATCTCTACGGCGACAAAAACACGCGTGTTAACGAATGGAAAAGAAACGTTTGCCGCCATTTTTGCGGAATTAGAAAAAGCAGAGCACCACATTCATCTTGAATATTACATCGTGCGCGATGACGACATCGGTCAACGCCTAAAGCACATATTAATGGCGAAAGCAAAAAAAGGGATACACGTCCGCTTTTTGTACGATGCTGTCGGAAGTTGGAAACTGTCGAAAACGTACATACAGGAAATGCGCGAAGCAGGTGTCGATATGATTCCATTCTCCCCTGTTCGCTTGCCGTTTTTAAACAATACGATCAACTTCCGCAACCATCGCAAAATTATCGTCATTGACGGAAAAGTCGGTTTTGTCGGCGGGTTAAATATTGGCGACGAATATTTAGGGAAAAACGAATATTTTGGCTTTTGGCGCGATACACATTTACTCGTTTCCGGTGAAGCCGTTCGCACGTTGCAACTTATTTTTTTACAAGATTGGTATTACATGACTGGGCAACAATTATTGACGTTGAACTATTTAAGCGCTCCGACCGTCGCTGATGATGCGCTCGGAGGCGTTCAGCTTGTCGCTGGTGGACCGGATACGAAGTGGGAAGTCATTAAACATTTATTTTTTGCGATGATTACATCGGCTCAACGTTCCATTTGGATCGCCTCTCCATATTTCATTCCAGATGAAGATATTTTAACGGCGTTAAAAGTGGCGGCATTAAGCGGTATTGATGTGCGGCTTCTTGTGCCGAAGCGACCGGATAAAAAAATTGTTTTTTACGCTTCCCGCTCTTACTTTCCTGAATTATTAGAAGCAGGAGCAACGATTTACGAATATGAAAAAGGGTTTATGCACAGCAAAATTATCGTCGTAGACGGGGAACTCGCTTCGATTGGCACAGCGAATATGGATATGCGCAGCTTCCATTTAAACTTTGAAGTGAACGCATTTTTATATCAAACGCCAAGCGTACAAACGTTAGTCAATGATTTTATGAACGATTTTCATCATTCATCAAAAATTGATATAGCCCAATTTCAGCAGCGCCCGCTTTGGATGCGCATCGCTGAATCAACCGCCCGTCTTCTTTCTCCATTATTATAA
- a CDS encoding ABC transporter ATP-binding protein — protein MEKVLEVKDLHISFDVYGGEVQAVRGVSFDLHKGETLAIVGESGSGKSVTSKALMRLLPMPPARIKQGQILLEGRDLTKLSEKEMQRVRGAEISMIFQDPMTALNPTMTIGKQITEVLLKHQQMSKAEAKERAIELLDLVGIKEPALRFKQYPHQLSGGMRQRVVIAIALACNPKVLIADEPTTALDVTIQAQILELIKDIQKKTGTSIIFITHDLGVVANVADRVAVMYAGKIVEKGTVDEIFYNPKHPYTWGLLASMPSLEHGEEELYSIPGTPPDLLNPPKGDAFAPRNAYALKIDYEMEPPMFQVSDTHYAATWLLHPNAPKVEPPKVVRERMKKFEALTKDRGGEKR, from the coding sequence ATGGAAAAAGTACTAGAGGTAAAAGATTTGCATATTTCGTTTGATGTGTACGGCGGAGAAGTACAAGCTGTACGCGGTGTATCGTTTGATTTGCATAAAGGAGAAACGCTTGCGATCGTTGGAGAGTCTGGTTCAGGAAAATCGGTCACGTCAAAGGCGCTTATGCGTCTACTTCCGATGCCGCCTGCGCGCATTAAGCAAGGACAAATTTTATTAGAAGGTCGCGATTTGACAAAGCTGTCAGAAAAAGAAATGCAACGTGTGCGCGGAGCGGAAATTTCGATGATTTTCCAAGATCCGATGACCGCGTTAAACCCAACGATGACGATCGGAAAACAAATTACAGAAGTGTTATTAAAACATCAACAAATGTCCAAAGCAGAGGCGAAGGAGCGCGCCATTGAATTGCTTGACCTTGTCGGCATTAAAGAGCCAGCGCTTCGCTTTAAACAATATCCGCATCAATTATCGGGCGGTATGCGTCAACGGGTCGTCATTGCGATCGCGCTTGCATGCAATCCGAAAGTGTTAATTGCGGATGAGCCGACGACAGCGCTAGACGTGACGATCCAAGCGCAAATTTTAGAGCTCATTAAAGACATTCAGAAAAAGACAGGAACGTCGATTATTTTCATTACGCACGATTTAGGCGTTGTAGCAAATGTGGCGGATCGTGTTGCGGTCATGTATGCGGGCAAAATTGTCGAGAAAGGGACAGTTGATGAAATTTTCTACAATCCGAAACATCCGTATACATGGGGTCTACTTGCCTCGATGCCAAGCTTAGAACATGGGGAAGAAGAATTGTACTCGATTCCAGGAACGCCTCCAGATTTATTAAATCCGCCAAAAGGAGATGCGTTTGCCCCTCGAAATGCGTATGCGTTAAAAATCGATTATGAAATGGAGCCGCCGATGTTCCAAGTGTCTGACACGCACTATGCGGCAACATGGTTGCTTCACCCGAACGCACCGAAAGTCGAACCTCCGAAAGTCGTGCGCGAACGGATGAAAAAGTTCGAAGCATTAACGAAAGATCGAGGAGGGGAGAAGCGATGA
- the opp3C gene encoding oligopeptide ABC transporter permease — protein sequence MMTEKQLSPELFELATERQGDMEKINRPSLTFLQDAWIRLRKNKGAVFGLIMIIVITLMAIFAPIMSDRTYKQQNLQHAKLPPRIPVLEHIDWLPFNGKDMNGIDVYEKRGVKEYYWFGTDDLGRDLWTRTWYGARISLYIGVLAATIDLLIGIIYGGVSGFYGGRVDNVMQRIIEVLVGIPNLIVVILFILVFEPGIISITMAMVITGWVTMARIVRGQILKLKNMEYVLAARTLGASDARIIGKHLLPNVVGPIIITTMFTIPSAIFTEAFLSFIGLGIRPPEASLGSLVNDGYKSIQTFPHLMMIPAFVISLLILSFNLLADGLRDALDPKMRK from the coding sequence ATGATGACAGAAAAGCAATTATCTCCTGAATTGTTTGAGCTAGCGACAGAACGTCAAGGCGATATGGAAAAAATTAATCGTCCAAGCTTAACGTTTTTACAAGACGCTTGGATTCGATTAAGAAAAAATAAAGGTGCTGTGTTCGGATTAATCATGATTATTGTCATTACATTGATGGCTATTTTTGCACCGATCATGAGTGATCGTACGTACAAACAGCAAAATTTACAACATGCGAAATTACCACCGCGCATTCCGGTGTTAGAACATATTGATTGGCTTCCGTTTAACGGAAAAGATATGAACGGCATTGATGTGTACGAAAAACGTGGGGTAAAAGAATATTATTGGTTCGGTACAGACGACCTCGGTCGCGACTTATGGACGCGGACATGGTATGGTGCTCGCATTTCGTTATACATCGGTGTATTAGCAGCAACGATTGACTTATTAATTGGAATTATTTACGGTGGCGTTTCAGGATTTTACGGCGGTCGCGTCGATAACGTCATGCAGCGCATTATTGAAGTGCTCGTTGGTATTCCAAACTTAATTGTTGTCATCTTATTTATTCTCGTATTTGAGCCGGGAATTATTTCAATTACGATGGCGATGGTCATTACCGGTTGGGTCACGATGGCACGTATTGTGCGTGGACAAATTTTAAAGCTAAAAAATATGGAATACGTTTTAGCCGCACGCACGCTTGGAGCATCTGATGCACGTATTATCGGAAAACATTTGCTTCCAAACGTCGTTGGACCGATTATTATTACGACGATGTTTACGATTCCGAGTGCGATTTTCACAGAGGCGTTTTTAAGTTTTATTGGACTCGGTATTCGTCCTCCTGAAGCGTCGCTCGGTTCACTCGTCAACGATGGGTATAAATCGATCCAAACGTTCCCGCATTTAATGATGATTCCAGCGTTTGTGATCAGCTTGCTCATTTTAAGCTTTAACTTATTGGCAGACGGTTTGCGCGATGCGCTTGATCCGAAAATGCGTAAATAA
- a CDS encoding YjbA family protein: MLYLHDVWVNWFEGEENGYNVCHFYEWRKDDAIELLDQVPVLKVSPQLFHYLENSLSEIPKLLLEDVYQKAYVRKNHERIQLDYCFIATDGCGIVAIDTIGYHIPIRKSRLIPRQEQLVYEMVKEQDVRIYPFQQSEKEYHILSPHPALMSGLTRKERQLKQLLFMALDQLYGTKNVAEVRYWYTEWAPEKYAYIQQMSFEEAWNGLYEEAKYGWSERHVHLCERLVKGQPFFEKLWEMEQEPKVN; the protein is encoded by the coding sequence ATGTTATATCTTCACGATGTTTGGGTGAATTGGTTTGAAGGGGAAGAAAACGGGTATAACGTTTGCCACTTTTATGAGTGGAGAAAAGATGATGCGATTGAGCTGTTAGATCAAGTGCCTGTATTAAAAGTGAGCCCACAACTGTTTCATTACTTAGAAAATAGTTTGTCGGAAATTCCGAAGCTGCTGCTTGAAGATGTATATCAAAAAGCGTACGTGCGCAAAAATCATGAGCGCATCCAGCTTGATTATTGTTTTATTGCGACAGATGGTTGTGGCATTGTGGCAATTGATACGATTGGCTATCATATTCCGATTCGAAAAAGCCGGCTCATTCCACGCCAAGAACAGCTCGTTTATGAGATGGTCAAAGAACAAGATGTGCGCATATATCCATTTCAACAAAGTGAAAAAGAATATCATATTTTATCGCCGCATCCTGCATTGATGAGCGGATTAACGCGCAAAGAGCGGCAATTGAAGCAACTATTATTTATGGCGCTTGACCAGTTGTACGGAACGAAAAATGTCGCTGAAGTGCGCTATTGGTACACCGAATGGGCGCCAGAAAAGTATGCATACATTCAACAAATGTCGTTTGAAGAAGCGTGGAACGGTTTGTATGAAGAAGCGAAATACGGATGGTCAGAGCGGCACGTTCATTTATGCGAACGGCTCGTCAAAGGACAACCGTTTTTTGAGAAACTATGGGAAATGGAACAAGAGCCGAAAGTGAATTAA
- a CDS encoding peptide ABC transporter substrate-binding protein, whose amino-acid sequence MKKKLSIFFVLLLVASMVLAACGGKKEEDKAANEGEKPAQEAPAKEQVLNLLETSEIPSLDSTLATDSVSFRVMNNVFEGLYRLDQNNEPTPGMAESYEVSEDGKVYTFKLRDAKWSNGDAVTANDFVYAWRKALDPNTGAEYAYIMYDIKNAEEVNTGKVPVDQLGVKAIDEKTLQVELKNPIPYFLSLLAFPTFYPQNEKFVKEQGDKYGLEANTTIYNGPFVLSEWKHEQSFQLKKNEQYWDAQTVKLETINFNIVKDVATGVNLYETNKADRVGLSAEFVDKYKSDKNFKTKSEPVLFFIRMNQKNEVLKNVNARKAIAMGFDKEAMVATILNNGSKAANYFVPEGFVTGPNGTDFREENGDLVKFNAEEAKKYWEQAKKELGKDKVTLELLNYDNESAKKIGEFLKEQLETNLPGLTVNIKQQPFKQKLDLESKMQYELSFAGWGPDYQDPMTFIDMFVTNGAHNQTGWSNAEYDKLVQDAKTTLLSDLQARWDAMVKAEKILLDEAVIAPMYQRGAAYLEREYVKGIVDHPFGPDNSYKWAYIE is encoded by the coding sequence ATGAAGAAAAAGTTATCAATCTTTTTCGTTCTTCTTCTCGTTGCTTCCATGGTGCTAGCAGCGTGTGGCGGCAAAAAAGAAGAAGACAAGGCTGCCAATGAAGGCGAAAAGCCAGCTCAAGAAGCTCCAGCAAAAGAGCAAGTATTAAACTTGCTTGAAACGTCAGAAATTCCTTCATTGGATTCTACGTTAGCGACTGACAGCGTGTCATTCCGCGTCATGAACAACGTATTTGAAGGATTATACCGTTTAGACCAAAACAACGAGCCTACGCCAGGAATGGCTGAAAGCTATGAAGTAAGCGAAGATGGAAAAGTATACACATTCAAGCTTCGCGATGCGAAATGGTCAAATGGTGATGCTGTGACGGCAAACGATTTCGTATATGCTTGGAGAAAAGCGCTTGATCCAAACACAGGTGCTGAGTATGCGTACATTATGTACGACATTAAAAACGCTGAAGAAGTGAACACAGGAAAAGTACCTGTTGACCAATTAGGCGTAAAAGCAATTGACGAAAAAACGTTACAAGTTGAATTGAAAAACCCAATTCCATATTTCTTAAGCTTATTAGCGTTCCCAACATTCTATCCACAAAACGAAAAATTTGTGAAAGAACAAGGGGACAAATACGGTCTTGAAGCAAACACAACAATTTACAACGGTCCGTTCGTATTAAGCGAGTGGAAACATGAGCAAAGCTTCCAATTAAAGAAAAACGAACAATATTGGGATGCACAAACTGTAAAACTTGAAACAATTAACTTCAACATCGTAAAAGATGTTGCGACTGGCGTAAACTTGTATGAAACAAACAAAGCAGACCGCGTTGGTTTAAGTGCGGAGTTTGTTGACAAATATAAGAGCGACAAAAACTTTAAAACAAAATCAGAGCCTGTATTGTTCTTCATTCGTATGAACCAAAAGAACGAAGTGTTGAAAAACGTAAACGCTCGTAAAGCAATCGCAATGGGCTTTGATAAAGAAGCAATGGTTGCGACAATCTTAAATAACGGTTCAAAAGCAGCAAACTACTTCGTTCCAGAAGGATTTGTTACAGGTCCGAACGGAACAGATTTCCGTGAAGAAAATGGCGACTTAGTGAAATTTAACGCTGAAGAAGCGAAAAAATATTGGGAACAAGCGAAAAAAGAGCTTGGCAAAGACAAAGTGACGCTTGAGTTGTTAAACTACGACAATGAAAGTGCGAAGAAAATTGGTGAGTTCTTAAAAGAGCAACTTGAAACAAACTTACCAGGCTTAACAGTGAACATTAAGCAACAACCATTTAAGCAAAAACTTGATCTTGAAAGCAAAATGCAATATGAATTATCGTTTGCTGGTTGGGGTCCAGACTATCAAGACCCAATGACATTCATTGACATGTTTGTCACAAACGGTGCACACAACCAAACTGGTTGGTCAAATGCTGAGTACGACAAACTTGTACAAGATGCGAAAACAACGCTTCTTTCTGACTTACAAGCTCGTTGGGATGCGATGGTAAAAGCTGAGAAAATCTTGTTAGATGAGGCGGTTATCGCGCCAATGTACCAACGTGGTGCAGCGTACTTAGAGCGTGAATACGTGAAAGGTATCGTTGATCATCCATTCGGTCCAGACAACAGCTACAAGTGGGCTTATATCGAGTAA
- a CDS encoding ABC transporter ATP-binding protein, with protein MNKLVEVKNLKQYFKVGKGQVVKAVDDVTFDIYKGETLGLVGESGCGKSTTGRTIIGLYEATGGEVLFNGLSVHRKKSAKEAKELKRKMQMIFQDPYASLNPRMTVADIIAEGIDIHGLASSKEERMNRVYELLETVGLNREHANRYPHEFSGGQRQRIGIARALAVEPEFIIADEPISALDVSIQAQVVNLMKKLQREKGLTYLFIAHDLSMVKYISDRIGVMYFGKMVELADAEELYRNPIHPYTKSLLSAIPHPDPETERTRKRIIYDPTQHNYKEGEDVRMREITPGHFVYCSEAEYEKYKAMYS; from the coding sequence ATGAACAAACTCGTTGAAGTGAAAAACTTAAAACAATATTTTAAAGTCGGTAAAGGCCAAGTCGTTAAAGCCGTTGACGATGTCACGTTTGATATTTATAAAGGAGAAACGCTCGGTCTCGTTGGTGAGTCGGGATGCGGAAAGTCGACGACAGGGCGCACAATTATTGGGTTATATGAAGCAACAGGCGGCGAAGTGTTGTTTAACGGGTTAAGCGTGCATCGGAAAAAGTCAGCGAAAGAAGCGAAAGAGTTAAAACGGAAAATGCAAATGATTTTCCAAGATCCGTATGCGTCATTAAACCCGCGAATGACTGTTGCGGATATTATTGCAGAAGGAATCGATATTCACGGCTTAGCATCGTCGAAAGAAGAGCGCATGAACCGCGTATATGAACTGCTTGAGACGGTCGGATTAAACCGTGAACATGCGAACCGTTATCCGCATGAGTTTTCAGGCGGTCAGCGTCAGCGGATTGGCATTGCGCGCGCGCTTGCGGTCGAGCCAGAGTTTATTATTGCCGATGAGCCAATTTCGGCGTTAGACGTATCGATTCAAGCGCAAGTTGTCAACTTAATGAAAAAGTTGCAACGCGAAAAAGGGTTGACGTATTTATTTATCGCCCACGACTTGTCGATGGTGAAATACATTAGCGATCGAATTGGCGTCATGTATTTCGGAAAAATGGTTGAGCTTGCGGATGCGGAAGAATTGTATCGCAATCCGATTCATCCGTATACGAAGTCGCTTTTATCTGCCATTCCGCATCCAGATCCAGAAACGGAGCGGACGCGTAAACGTATCATTTACGATCCGACGCAACATAACTATAAAGAAGGCGAAGACGTGCGCATGCGCGAAATTACGCCAGGTCATTTCGTCTATTGCTCAGAAGCAGAGTATGAAAAATATAAAGCGATGTACAGCTAA
- the spxA gene encoding transcriptional regulator SpxA, with translation MVIVYSSPSCTSCRKAKAWLEEHNIPYKERNIFAEPLTIEEIKSILRMTENGTDEIISTRSKIFQKLNIQVDSLPLQDLYEIIRQHPGLLRRPIIMDEKRLQVGYNEDEIRRFLPRKVRTYQLRQAQQLVNSKGLA, from the coding sequence ATGGTCATCGTGTACTCATCGCCAAGTTGCACGTCTTGCCGAAAAGCGAAAGCATGGTTAGAAGAGCATAACATTCCGTATAAAGAGCGTAACATTTTTGCGGAACCGTTAACGATTGAAGAAATTAAAAGCATTTTGCGCATGACAGAAAACGGAACGGATGAAATTATTTCAACGAGATCGAAAATTTTTCAAAAGCTAAACATTCAAGTCGACTCGTTGCCGTTACAAGATTTGTATGAAATTATTCGCCAACATCCAGGATTGTTGCGCCGTCCGATTATTATGGACGAAAAGCGTCTGCAAGTTGGCTACAACGAAGATGAAATTCGCCGCTTTTTACCGAGAAAAGTGCGGACGTATCAATTGCGTCAAGCACAGCAGCTCGTCAACAGCAAAGGCTTAGCGTAA
- the opp3b gene encoding oligopeptide ABC transporter permease gives MARYTLQRLIYMLITLFIIATATFFLMKLLPGSPLQNQEKLSPEQQKIILEKYGLNDPVPVQYVRYLGNLAKGDLGVSFQYDNRPVTQLIGDRIGPSAQLGFQALVLGTIVGILLGVIAAVRHNTAIDYGATVLAVLGISIPSFVFGGLLQYYVGVKLKLLPVAFWDGFEYTIMPTLALSVFVIASIARFMRTEMLEVLGSDYILTARAKGISGFGVIFKHGLRNAMIPIITILGPMAVNLMTGTLVIEQIFAVPGLGEQFVRSINLNDYPVIMGTTIFYSALFIFVIFIVDILYGLIDPRIRLAGGKK, from the coding sequence ATGGCACGATATACGTTACAACGGCTTATTTATATGTTGATTACACTATTCATTATCGCGACAGCCACGTTCTTTTTAATGAAGCTTCTCCCAGGTTCCCCTCTTCAAAATCAAGAGAAGCTATCACCAGAACAACAAAAAATCATTTTGGAAAAGTACGGTTTGAACGATCCCGTTCCTGTGCAATACGTTCGTTATTTAGGCAACTTAGCCAAAGGAGATTTAGGCGTTTCTTTCCAATATGATAATCGTCCAGTCACACAACTAATTGGTGATCGCATTGGTCCATCTGCACAACTTGGGTTTCAAGCGCTTGTACTCGGAACAATTGTCGGTATTTTGCTCGGTGTGATTGCGGCTGTTCGTCATAATACAGCGATTGACTATGGAGCAACGGTGTTAGCGGTTTTAGGTATTTCTATTCCATCATTTGTATTCGGTGGACTATTACAATATTATGTTGGTGTAAAATTGAAACTACTCCCTGTTGCGTTTTGGGACGGTTTTGAGTATACGATCATGCCAACGTTAGCGTTATCGGTATTCGTTATCGCGAGCATTGCGCGCTTTATGCGTACAGAAATGTTAGAAGTGCTCGGTTCGGATTATATTTTAACAGCGCGTGCAAAAGGAATTAGCGGCTTCGGCGTCATTTTTAAACACGGATTGCGAAACGCAATGATTCCAATTATTACAATTCTTGGTCCGATGGCTGTCAACTTAATGACAGGAACGCTTGTGATTGAGCAAATTTTCGCCGTTCCTGGATTAGGGGAGCAGTTCGTTCGTTCCATTAACTTAAATGACTATCCGGTCATTATGGGTACGACGATTTTCTATAGTGCGTTATTTATTTTTGTGATTTTCATTGTGGACATTCTTTATGGCTTAATTGATCCGCGAATTCGTTTAGCGGGAGGGAAAAAATGA
- the trpS gene encoding tryptophan--tRNA ligase — MKTIFSGIQPSGVITLGNYIGAMKQFVELQDNYNCYFCIVDQHAITVPQDRLALRKNIRSLAAFYLAVGIDPNKSTLFIQSEVPAHAQAGWILQCIAYIGELERMTQFKDKSAGKEAVSAGLLTYPPLMAADILLYSTDIVPVGEDQKQHIELTRDLAERFNKRYGDIFTIPEARIPKIGARIMSLTDPTKKMSKSDPNQKSYITLLDDAKTIEKKVKSAVTDSEGVIRYDKENKPGVSNLLTIYSILANEPIERLEERYAGKGYGEFKADVAQVIIDALTPIQEKYYELMESSKLDDILDEGAEKANRVASKMLKKMENAIGLGRKRR; from the coding sequence ATGAAGACGATTTTTTCAGGTATTCAACCAAGCGGTGTTATTACGCTCGGCAACTATATTGGAGCGATGAAACAATTTGTTGAACTACAAGACAATTATAACTGCTATTTTTGTATCGTCGATCAACATGCGATTACCGTTCCGCAAGATCGGCTAGCGCTTCGGAAAAACATTCGCAGCTTAGCTGCCTTTTATTTAGCGGTCGGCATTGATCCGAACAAATCAACTTTATTTATTCAGTCCGAAGTGCCTGCGCATGCGCAAGCGGGCTGGATTTTACAATGCATCGCCTACATTGGTGAATTAGAGCGCATGACGCAGTTTAAAGATAAATCTGCTGGAAAAGAAGCCGTAAGCGCTGGGTTGTTAACGTATCCGCCACTTATGGCAGCCGACATTTTACTTTACTCGACAGACATCGTTCCTGTCGGTGAAGATCAAAAACAACATATTGAGCTCACGCGCGATTTAGCGGAGCGATTTAATAAACGATATGGGGACATTTTCACGATCCCAGAAGCGCGCATTCCAAAAATCGGCGCCCGCATTATGTCGCTCACTGACCCGACGAAAAAAATGAGCAAATCCGATCCGAACCAAAAATCGTACATTACGTTGCTTGATGATGCGAAAACGATCGAGAAAAAAGTAAAAAGCGCCGTCACAGACTCAGAAGGCGTCATTCGCTATGATAAAGAAAATAAACCAGGCGTATCGAACTTATTAACGATTTACTCCATTTTAGCAAACGAACCGATCGAGCGATTAGAAGAACGATATGCTGGAAAAGGGTACGGGGAGTTTAAAGCCGATGTCGCTCAAGTTATTATTGACGCATTAACGCCAATTCAAGAAAAATATTACGAGCTCATGGAAAGCTCGAAACTAGATGACATTTTAGACGAAGGAGCCGAAAAAGCAAACCGCGTCGCAAGTAAAATGTTAAAGAAAATGGAAAACGCCATCGGTTTAGGAAGAAAAAGACGATAA
- the mecA gene encoding adaptor protein MecA translates to MEIERINEYTLKLYISYGDIEERGFDREEIWYNRERSEELFWEMMDEIHQEAELYLEGPLWIQVHALEKGIEVLVTRAQISKDGTKLELPINDERFKDLPVDEKIEQILDQHFNIIKTSSSTAPENPLQFVIRFKNIEDVIALAHRRDFSTLNNRLFAFENSYYLYVEFTEEDADRDIDNMLSILLEYGQDSQMTIHRLEEYGKVVIEEQALTMIAKHFPNS, encoded by the coding sequence ATGGAAATCGAACGCATCAATGAATATACGTTGAAGCTATATATATCGTACGGAGATATTGAAGAACGCGGATTTGATCGCGAAGAAATTTGGTACAATCGCGAACGAAGCGAAGAATTATTTTGGGAAATGATGGACGAAATTCATCAAGAAGCGGAACTTTATTTAGAAGGCCCGCTTTGGATTCAAGTGCATGCGCTTGAAAAAGGCATTGAAGTGCTCGTCACAAGAGCGCAAATTTCTAAAGACGGAACGAAGTTAGAACTTCCAATTAACGATGAACGATTTAAAGATTTACCTGTCGATGAAAAAATCGAGCAAATATTAGATCAACATTTTAACATCATTAAAACATCATCATCGACAGCGCCTGAAAATCCGCTACAATTTGTCATCCGCTTCAAAAATATTGAAGACGTCATCGCCCTTGCTCATCGTCGCGATTTTTCAACATTAAACAATCGCCTATTCGCATTTGAAAACAGCTACTATTTATACGTCGAATTTACAGAAGAAGATGCCGATCGCGACATTGACAATATGTTAAGCATATTGCTTGAATATGGGCAAGATTCCCAAATGACGATTCATCGTCTTGAAGAATACGGAAAAGTCGTCATCGAAGAACAAGCGCTAACGATGATCGCAAAACATTTTCCAAACTCATAA
- a CDS encoding DUF3899 domain-containing protein yields MKKAVVTSFLVFFIALTVALFSSNWWLTFINISFYIAQPLVIIGGFRFIYEKGFFDMTISSFKRLFRSPVERDYIDDEDDDETKKQWGAPLFFSGLIVTLLTLIFSYVR; encoded by the coding sequence ATGAAAAAAGCAGTCGTGACAAGCTTTCTCGTATTTTTCATTGCGCTAACGGTTGCACTTTTTTCGAGCAATTGGTGGCTCACATTTATTAATATTTCTTTTTACATCGCCCAACCTCTTGTTATTATTGGCGGATTTCGGTTCATATATGAAAAAGGTTTTTTCGATATGACAATTTCTAGTTTTAAACGGTTGTTTCGTTCTCCTGTTGAACGTGACTACATAGATGACGAAGACGATGATGAAACAAAAAAACAGTGGGGAGCACCGCTCTTTTTCTCGGGACTGATCGTCACATTGCTTACACTCATTTTCTCGTACGTCCGTTGA